The DNA region ATCATGATAAAGTTAGAGTTAAGGATTAAAGCAagattataatttatttttgaatactTTCTACTTTCCAATAAAGTCTGTGTGCAATAATCTCTGTTGTTTGTCTATCTGCTTGAATCCAAAAGTAGCAAACCTTTAGAAAAACTTCTAATGGAACAAGCCAACAAATTTGTGCAACTCAGACAGACTGCAGGAATTCCCAACAAttgtttgacaaaaaacaagaaataacctTATATTGGGTACTCATGAATTCTTTCTTGCCATTTTACAAGTAAGCATTGataatgtttttaacttttatcatatcaaagtttaaaattctggaaatgtgacaaaaatggttgaaatgcacataaaatctaagaaaaataaatttcttCGAGTCTCACCCTCTGTGGTGTCCTGCTCTCGGCTCCTTTGTCTggtcagagaaagaaaaaacacatttagttTCACGTGAATGGAAGAAAAATGTCCAGTATTGTGTTAAACTTACTGCGGCCAGTCCGGGTGGGAGTAGAGGGCTCTGCTTTGGGCGTCTTGCTGAATGTCACACTTTTCGCAGGTGTCCGGGCCAACTCGTTAGCTTTCATTTGAACAACAAAAATGTTAGAACAATGTAAACTATAGAGGAAAATAAATCTGGTCAATGCAGATAGTTCAATCAATACACGATGGAGAGTATATATGTGACAGGAGAGGTTGGAGGCACTCACCCGTCTGGGCCATGCTGTGTCCTCGTCTGACTTTCTGAAAGGTGAAAATGGAGGCTCCAGCCACTCTGGACAAACCCTCTTCATCCTCTGTAGAGCCAAGAAAACTTATGTCAACATGGTAAGCAcaattcatttcttttttatcatatttataAAAGGACTAAACATTATAGCTTCATTAaggctgatactgatatttaaaataacaatttagctaATGCCAATGTTTCTTTCATTAGTTCTCTTGAAACACTCCCTGTATGCAAATGttatgtttgaccatgaaaacagaccagagttttTTCCAATAGGTGACTCCTTCCACCCAGTAAAATATCTCCTCTTTTAAACAGTTGGGTGTGCTAGTATTCACGGACAGTTCATTggaaacaacaaataaacactggCAACTGAAATCTGTTCAATCCACATTATTTGGCCGGAGCCAATGCTTGCCAGTAAGGTTGATACCAATGATAAACCGATGCATCCCTACattaaatatacagtataaaaGATAACTCACTATCTTGAGTAAATACGGTGTCATTAAGGTCGTTGGTGGAGAGATTTTAATATGTAGGTCAATACTAAATTACCCCAATGATTCTTAACTGGTGCATCAGGACCTAAAAGTGGGATGCAAATGTgtgctgggaaaaaaatgtggtaaaagtcTATGGTGTACAGAAGCCCTAAATGGACATTCTGCATCCACTTTATTCCCAGGGAGGTTACCTTAGCCACAACTGTGGTTGGAACTTCCTGTACAGTAACAATAACAGAGAAAACACGTTTCCACAAATTACTTACTTATGTAATTTAGCAATTAGCACAAATGGTGGTTGCTTCATTTCTTTTGAATGAGGCATCCAGCTAAATGTTATTAAAAGCTGAGGGTTATCAGTTAGATTTTCTGAAACACCTGGGACCTGTTGCTCTGTTGGAGGTACTAATAAATACACCAAGCTACATTTGTGTCTTCTGCAGTCTTGCATAGGGATGTGATTCTGTTATATTAATCTAATATCAATTCTTAATTTGTTCAGTCCGTTACCAGACTGAAGACCTGACCAAgtaaattacaagaaaaattacacagaaatcacaagaaacagtaaaataatgtgAATGTATGGATTTCCTCTCAGGGCTTTGTAATGATGTACTTTACTGGCATGTTTGTTTTAGCTCTGTCTCCTTGTCTGGTCACGTTTTCTTTCaaccaaactgcaacatttttctttaaatacatCTGAGTGGTTGAATTTTTATATATGTAAATTTTGGGTTGCTATTTCACATTAAAGAAGTGAGATGGGTAGTGAGACTAGACCAGtcgagaaccactgctctgcaGCATTTTATACCATAAAAATTATCACGTCTTCAAGATCATTTTGCAGTGACTTTGAAAGAGACAAATCTAGTGGAATAAACCTACTACCCTAAAGTTTATACTAAAAGGCAGTTGGGTATTGTTATTTATAGATGTGCAGTAGGctgaataaaattcataaaataagaataaaaacaggcaGACTAGGACAGATGcgctgctttaaaaaaagacaaaataatagcCTCACTCACCCTCTGCATTGTTTGTTCCTAGAGCTTGGATGTAGTTCTGCTCATCCAAAAGTCCATTTTCATCTCCATCATGATCCTCATCCTCTAGGACTCGTTTTCCAGCTGGACTTTTAAACTTCACCATCTTCTGAACAGCTCCACTGTTGCTTTGCCCACCTTACAGGTAAATGCACAGGCACAGGCAGCTCGTTTACACACCTGCTCgtatacatataaaaacatcttACCGAGATAAGTAACATCCATACCCTCCTGTTTGTCCACGATGTGCTCCAGAGCATCTCCATCACCGATAAACTTCACCTCCAACACACTCATGGCTGAAAGACACAGAACACTCAGATGCGGCGACATAAACGTAGATTGGCAGACGGGAGCAGCAACAACAAACAGCAGCGGTGACCtcaatatcaaaaataaatcagGAACAGTAGCGTCACGTATCTGAGATACAGCGTCTTACCTGGTTATGCCGGTGTAACTCAATTAACATGGATATAAGACTTCTATAAAGTGAAAGCTGCGCTGTGTGGTGGTGTGACAACTTTCCGCGCCATCTCCTGAAGTTTTAAACCACGTGACAAGTGAAAGGTCGTGAAGCGACCAATCAGAACGTCAAATTCAGCGGGGACTACATCTCCCAGAATGCACTTCGCAAAGTTGCTTTTTTGAAGCTACTTCAACGACGAAAGGAAGGCACCACAAGCTATAGATTCATTCATGATTCATAAATTactatttcttttaatttatttattaaaactcCGTGTAGCTACTTAGGATTTTCATAAAAACCAGAAtgctaattttcttttttttccagagggAAAAATGttctacttcttcttcttattattattattaaaagtgatggagaaaaaacatttgCGGTTGTTTAAGACTTTCCTGTGTCAAAATgctaaaattttaaaagtttttataaGCATCATGCAACCTTTTTTACACACAGCTACAACCTCTTTTGAATAAGAACATTTTACTAGAAAGCCTATACATCATTCAATAGATATTGCTTAAAAGTCCATAAAAGGAAATTCATTAAACAGCATTTATTGAAATCACAATGTAAAATGGTTTCTGCTCAACATTgtatcatgtttatttttccatttaatttttatttttgtaaattttgcttttttaacattttgatgttttaactttACTCCAGTTAATGATTTGAATATGCTCCCTAggttttctgccttttttaatattttgcagGAACTAACCTTACAAAAACGAAACTAGtttattttcttcatattaGAGCATgttaattgcatttttaaacatttttctcccTCTCAGTAATACTTTTGGCCAAAAACTACTTATACTCTTCGTTTGCTTTTGCAAAGACATTCTTAAAATTAATATTTAgcacaaaaaaagatgaatattaaaaaaaagtcagcagTAGCAGTAATACACAGctgtgattaattaaggtccataattagcgCATACAATTTTTTGATCACAtgttttattgtctctttcagcacactttggttaagccactgcaatgCCTCccagcagccacagtgatgtaaattaAGTGCACAAGTGctcctttatgtctcatttcactataagaaactcacagacagcttagtggacaagtcagaTGTCATCTGTTCCTtgagatatcaaacatttacctttttactatCCTCTTATTCCATTTTGAagccataacaagttccttatTTCCATGGTTAAATTCAAGCCATGATCTTTAATCTACCTGAAgttcctatcaaaataaaagtaggtctatatacaaacaggaagtcagtgacccacagcacaaaaatccaaaattaaacaaaaacagtttataaGGTAAAATAGTGAGATAtcaaaatgggacaaaagtgaaGGTAAATCATGAGTTAGTTAAGAAATTCTGAactaaatcatcatttagaaattcTCTAAAAATAACACTTTATAATGTAATCTAAAAGAAACATTGGTAGGATACAGTACCTGGAGCTCTTACAGTGTCTGTTTTTAGTTCTATTATGAAAAGAAACGTGGTCTCTGTAGTTGTCTTGTCTCAGATGTCTTTCACAGACAGATAACAGGCTAAATGCTCATTGCAGTCCACACTCATTTAGGAAGtctttttatattcatttttctttcatttacttTTTGATTTTAGAACACAGTAAGGAGGTTTTGGTGAAATAATGAGGGAACAACATGGTGCAAAAGCTTTAGTTTATttagaaattttgaaaaatatagtTGTGCATTATTCACATCTATTCACATGTTtctaaatacatatttttaatacttCCATCAAAAGGACTAAATATTGGTTTACTTCAACGGTAATTTCAAACTACTGAATCACTGTATGCATCTGATATGTGTCTTGTGCTGCAGAGGCATAGAGGAAAGAAGAGGTTAAATATTTAGAGTTGTGCGCTTACAGTAAAATAAAGCGATTATAAGCTCTCCTAACAAGTTCCTGTGTGAGTAAACAGTTAAACAGTCATTCACCACCCGCGTGTTGGCGTCCACTTCCCCACCAGGCGTCCCTCAGAGTGCACATAGTACATGGGATGCATCATTGCAGTGGCACAtgactgttaaaatcagcaGAAAGAGGGAGTAAAGCAATCGTAGAGTGTTAACAATAACTGACACTGTATGACTCCTTGGACTGTACATACATGGTAGGGGATCAGTGTGAGCATGGAGCCCAGCGGATATTTGCTGTAGTCCAGCTGTCCTGAGATGGGTTCCACTCTCCCATGCTCCTGAGTCATAGACAACAATCTAGAGAGAAATATCTTTAATCAGAACTTCAGTCACACTTCAGTTTAGTATTAAGACCAGAGAGACAAAGGAAACTACTTTACTTTAAGTTTGGGTGTCCTTCAATCATGGCATACCCTGTGGGAAGTTTTCCAGCTCCATCTAGACTGAGAGCAGAGAACAGGGATAAAGTATTTTCAATGACATCCCAACAACCCCGCAATTTAGAGATAAAAAAAGGGATTTAATGCATTTGTTTCTGTTCTAGCGCAGATTAGAAATAGTCAAGGCAGCATGCCCCATGTGCAGAGGctgctcctttcccacatgttaTTCActactttctctctccctgtttTCAGCTCCATAGGGTGGGATGTATAGTTTTCTTTTCCAACTGGATCCAACCTGGACCACATCATATTTGAAAACAATCCTTCTAAATGTTTATGAGATATCTTGTTCACAACAAAAGGGGATAATGAAGACAGGCAGACAGCATTAGGTCTGAAACCACAGCTATTAACAGAATATTATTTTAGAATATTGGCACATgttttccaaacattttcaattttctCCAACATTATTTAAGTAGTCTGGGATtcatattattgttattattattgttaaaaaacaaCCGGTCCAATGTGCAAACACCCCCCcacccaaaaaagaaaaaaaaatcagtacagATAAAAGTACAATACCTGATTCCAGTCCATCCACAGTCAATGAGAAGCTGGTTCCTGTGAGGACAGTGTCCGATGACTCTGGTCAAAACCCGCACAGCCACATCCTCCAGACTGCATGAGCCGATCACAGACTGCTGCACATCTGTAAAACATCAGAGTCATCATTACTGCTCTGTTTTTACAAAGGCtaatatgaaaaacaaactggTACACAGAAAAATCCACACACACCATAGAAGGCGTAGTTTCCAGGATGCACCTCGCTGAGCTGCTCCATGTCTTTAACTGGGTGACTGCAGGAGGGGGTGGAGCCAATGCTGGACTTACAGGTGATGCCAACAGCCTTCAGTCTGCGGGACAACAAAACCCCATTGGTATACAGAGTCAATACATCAAAGCAGTATTTTATATGAAATAGATGTGTAAGCTTGTTTAATTCCATTTTAGACTGTAAACACAACACTAACATAGTACTAAGATAAACAAGTTTTTACTGTCTGTATTTTCCCCACAAGCAACATATTTCCAATTAATTACAGTTGAGCAAGGCCAATATGTCATTCTTAGTCTCAGCGTGCTTTTTAACTATGAGTTAGAAATTTACTGAAGATGAATATGGGCaccaaatgtgatttttttaacatgacaCCAAAACAGATTTACACTGATTGTAAAGCCAacttggtgcatttttttttttttgcatcttttttttttgactcaaATAAAAGATAACTCAACATCTATACATCAGGAACCAGTTCCAGAGTGGACAATTATCCAAGTAGCCCTCCTGGTGCTCAGCTGCATGTGCTGCTGACAAATAAAGGGTAACTGTACCCTATGCTGGACAAAGTATGCAACAGTAAGATTTCCAACCCGTACCTAGGGTTTGTATAGAtgcatcaaaaaaacaaaacaaaacatagaatatcatgtaaaagttcgtTTCTCTCCTtaactcaaaaaaataaaataatcctctatcttaaaatattagaatattgtggaaaagtcctatttgcaaaggtttcctgagccttcattctctcactctgattcagtacacacaactcattcatggggaagactgctgactacCAATTATCCAGTGCATAAATGaccataattttccagaaggtgaacatttctgtattataaatccttttttggactgacattttgtgatattctaatattttgagatagtgtattttttagttttgtgagCTTTAAGCCAATCATCAAGATGAAAGCAAAAAagtcctgaaatatttcactttgctTCAATCAATCTAGAATTTATGGACGGTTCACTTCCTTATTTAAATcgtagtttaaaaaaagattttttatgaTGCTCTAATGTCTTTAGTTGCACCTGTATTTACATAATAtcaacaaaaaatattcttgaaataaaattttatgTATCTTAACTACTCCCTGTGGAAGTTGAGATAAAATATGATGAGCCTTGAATTTTGTCTTACTTCTCCATGAACTGCAGAGTCAGGTTGGTGGTTTCCTGTGCGACAGCCTGTATCTGCTCCACCCCTCTGCAGTTGTAGGTGTTCCCACAGTGAGCGTACAACCCTGTTAGCTCCACCCCCTCCATCTCAGCGATGGCCTGAGCCAATCTTAGCGCCTCTGGCTCTGAATGCAGGACACCAGCTACAAAGAGAGCAAACAGAGGATCACATGTGCACTTTGTTTCCAATGATCAACTGTATCTTGGTTTCTCTGTGTTTACCTCTCCCATTGCCACAGTCGAGTTTCATCCACACATGCCACAGCCGACCGTCTTTCAGCGGTCTTTGTCTGAGCTGCTGCAGGGCATCAGGATGATCCAACAAAACCTGGAAAAGGTCGAGCCTCTCTGACAGGAGAGCACACCGCTCCACCTGAACACACAAAGAATAATTAGATGTAAGATGACACCTTAAACAGAGAGAAGTTATGAGTATCTAATAAATATTAACTGCATTGATCTACAAtgccaattccaaaaaagttggggcattgtataaatgtaaataaaaacagaatgcaatgatttctaaatttaataaatccatattttattcacaatagaacataaacaacatatcagatgttgaaactgagacattttactatttcataaaaatattacctcattttaaatttgatggcaacaacacatctcaaaaaagtaggggcagTGCAACTCAAgtctggaaaagtaagtggtactattAAAAGgctatttttcaaatatttaggTTAATTGGCAGCAGGTTAGTAACATGTCTGGGAAAAGGAGCATTctggagaggcagagtctctcagaagtaaagatgcaAAGATGTGACAagctgcatctaaaaattgtgggaCAATTGCAGAGAAACGTTCCATTGTAAAATTTCGAAGACTTTAAAAATCCCATTATCTACAGGAcctaatatcatcaaaagattcagaaaatatggagaaatctctgtgcgcaagggacaaggctgaaggttgATACTGGATGCATGTGaccttcaggccctcaggtgcCACTGCATTACAAGTAGGCATAATTACCCACGCAGATGAAATTGGCAGGGGGTTacgtaaagggttccgtatctttgtttgtttgtttgtttgtttgtatgtgtacaagataactccagaacggaaagtcggatcgtcaccaaattttcagggaatattgggatagtgacagggaagaatcgattacattttggtgatgatctgcgcaCCAATTCggtgtgggtctgccgcctcagactgCCATTCTAGTTCTGTACATAAATCACTGCACGGGCTCAGTAACATtttcagaaatcattgtctgtcaacacagttttcTGGGCCTTCGACTAAtggaagttaaagctgtattatGCAAAAAGTCTTCTCTGAGCCACAGCACATCTAAAATTCTGTGGTCAAATTaatcaaagttttatttttgatgctgTGCGGATGCTGTGTCTTGTGGACAAAAacaggagagggaccatccagcttgttatcagcagaCAGTTTGAAAGTctgtatctctgatggtatggggttacattagtgcctatctggaaaggcactattaatgctgaaaagtagacagaggttttagagcaacatatctTAACAATGTCTCTTCCAggaaaggccttgcatatttcagcaagacaatgctaaaccacatccatcacaacaacatggcttcacagcaggagagtctgggtgctgaaatGGCCCGTCTGCAGTCTAGACCTTCCACCAACAGAAATTATTTGGCGCATCAAAATATGACAAGTCTGGGAAAGAAGTccaaggactgttgagcagctggaATCCTACATGAGACCAGAATGGGAAAACACTCTTTTCCTAAAACAACAGCAGCTGGTCTCTTCATTTCCCAGACGTTTATAGACTGTTTTTAAAGAAGAGGGAATGCTACACATTGGTAAAGATGTCCCTATCCGtacatttttcttctgttgttttttttttttacattttacacagcgacccaactttttaTGGAACTGGACCtgtacatgtttagaacaataaGTTACACATTTATAGGCTAAAAATTAATCAGTCACCATGACTGTCACGCCATGGTGACGGATTAAgtccatttaaaaaagaaatttctataaaaatgtCTTACTCTTGGTTTTCGGCTTTAGTTCAGAAGGAAGCATTTTAGTAAACAGCCACAGCAGTGAATATTAGTCCACGTTTACTGTGCATCTTTTTGTGCAAGTTTCAGCAAAAAGGATCAAATTCTACAACTTGCTTTTATTACCAGCTATGCAAATCATAGTAAATCTTGTAAATCTTCCTTTTTACCGTATGCTCAAGAAGAAAATCTTATTTTGTCTCAATCACAGTAGTGTTATTTTATGCATATGTTGTTAGTGcgtttgttttttaagctcCTCGTGGTGCCGTTTCACCAAGTGAGAtgattaattttacatttttgttaagaggaggcaaaaaagggtaactgctgataaagaagtttttttcttttttccagtgcAGCACTGAGACTGTGGAGAAGCTAACTGGACTGCAGCCATTAGTCATTATATTATGTAAACGAATGATTTATCGACTGTGataccccccaaaaaaaggatttatggGACAAAAGTTAGGTCATTTCAGGATGCAAAATGAGTTTCTCGAGTTTGCACAGTTCTGTCactaagactaagactaagaaGACTATTACTGTATAACATGACTAAAGCTTAATGAGTCTAGCGTGGGAACAGAGAACCTTATCAAAAGGAAGAGAGTATGCATAGAGGATGTCATCAAACCCATGGTCAGCATAGAAAGAGGCCTCTGCCAGCGTTGAAACCACGATGCACCGTCGTGATCCACCCGTCATGATGTCAGCACACTCACTAAACATGAGCACAAAAACACTTTATCAGAAAACCTTATGGGCTGTACATTTGATTTGCAATCTTTGTATGTGTGTTGGGGTTATCACAGTACCAGATAACTCCAACATTTCTGATTTGTAATGGAAGACTAGTAAAAATTGAATGAAAGTGATACCTGTTAAgctaaaatgcaacaaaaacagaagtccctGGCACCAAATATTGatgtatttcttgttttttttattaccaCAAAAGGTGGATACATTCCTGTGCACTGAAGATGATAACTCAGTTGTACCCCAATACAAACTTTAgacctaaatttaaaatattccaCTAAGCCAGCATAAATGTGCTCTCTTAAATGccctctatgtggacaaaataATTGACTAATTCTCGCTCAGGTCAATTATCTGCGCTGATATGTGGCATTTTTGTCAgtatcagtattttattttaccaaacactgatatgataaataaattaaaaagtctGCTGTGTTGGCTCCTCCGCATCCATTTCTTCTCCTCTGGTTCAGCCTCATTCACTCACACTAGCGATCCTAATGCCCCGCCCACAACCTTATCTGATTGGCTAAGAAGTCATATGAGTTCTAGCCAACCAACACTGCAGCTCGAGGTCAGTTGAGAGCAGGCTAGAGACTGGGAGCAAGTCTCCCTTGTGTCATGTTGGGAAGGtaatgcagcagctgttttaaggTTTAAAACATTACAATCCTCAACACCCAAGTTCCAGAAACACCACAATCCTGCACACAGTTGCTACACCTTCTTATCTTTGTACTGCCTTCTTATCTTTGTACTTTACTGACTCCAAAAGCTGTCAATAGCTTTAATCTTCATTCTCATGGATTCATCATGTATGAGATTCCTCGCACTCGCTCTGTCTTTGGTCGAAGAGCTTTCAATGTTTTTGCTCCATTGTCTTGGTCAGAGTTACAGGGTCATCTTAAACTTGAGCGTGGAGTTAGTTTAGGAGATTTCAAAGCTAGAATTAGGGAACATTTGATcagtgtgtgcacatgtttttctactgaaagctgctgattttTTGATTGATATAACCTTTGTTCTATGTCCTGTTCTAATGTCATATATGTGAAACTTATCATgttgctgtcttggccaggactcccttgtaaaagagatttttgtatcccaatgggaataaatcctagttaaataaaggttaaataaaaaaaaaatacaacgaCAAGTTTGCCCTTTTTCCCAGTTACAACACAGAAAATGCTTGAATAGTAAACGCTGTCTCAGCCCTAACATAAGCAGTGGAGAAAATGCAATGTAGTGGTATAAGCCCCTTGGTATAAAGTCCACTTTCACATCCTCCCTTGTGTATCTTTGTTCAATAAATAGTTAAATAGTTCctaattcatttgtttttacagaggtGTAGAAGACATAATCGTGATACAAAATGTTAAGTATCATCAGGATTTCAAACTGTTACATTTTATAGCTAAGtttgacagctttttaaacAGCGGTGCCCAACTGTAGGTGTCCTTTTTATCATTTCCCTTTTctcctcaaacatcctgagtccgcCACTGTTCTATCTCAGTAATCATtcataaatctgttaaaattaCCAGTAACTTCAACCTCAGAGTGTGTTTGGTGTATTTTCATACAGGGTtttgtgtgtcttcatgtgtgGCCGAAGCTGCACCCCCATCTTCTGACAGCGCTCAATCATC from Cheilinus undulatus linkage group 13, ASM1832078v1, whole genome shotgun sequence includes:
- the zgc:162816 gene encoding D-threo-3-hydroxyaspartate dehydratase isoform X1; the protein is MEGEAISTLCSPALVVDVDKVKKNAQRMIERCQKMGVQLRPHMKTHKTLECADIMTGGSRRCIVVSTLAEASFYADHGFDDILYAYSLPFDKVERCALLSERLDLFQVLLDHPDALQQLRQRPLKDGRLWHVWMKLDCGNGRAGVLHSEPEALRLAQAIAEMEGVELTGLYAHCGNTYNCRGVEQIQAVAQETTNLTLQFMEKLKAVGITCKSSIGSTPSCSHPVKDMEQLSEVHPGNYAFYDVQQSVIGSCSLEDVAVRVLTRVIGHCPHRNQLLIDCGWTGISLDGAGKLPTGYAMIEGHPNLKLLSMTQEHGRVEPISGQLDYSKYPLGSMLTLIPYHSCATAMMHPMYYVHSEGRLVGKWTPTRGCTRHISDAYSDSVV
- the zgc:162816 gene encoding D-threo-3-hydroxyaspartate dehydratase isoform X2, which translates into the protein MEGEAISTLCSPALVVDVDKVKKNAQRMIERCQKMGVQLRPHMKTHKTLECADIMTGGSRRCIVVSTLAEASFYADHGFDDILYAYSLPFDKVERCALLSERLDLFQVLLDHPDALQQLRQRPLKDGRLWHVWMKLDCGNGRAGVLHSEPEALRLAQAIAEMEGVELTGLYAHCGNTYNCRGVEQIQAVAQETTNLTLQFMEKLKAVGITCKSSIGSTPSCSHPVKDMEQLSEVHPGNYAFYDVQQSVIGSCSLEDVAVRVLTRVIGHCPHRNQLLIDCGWTGISLDGAGKLPTGYAMIEGHPNLKLLSMTQEHGRVEPISGQLDYSKYPLGSMLTLIPYHSCATAMMHPMYYVHSEGRLVGKWTPTRGW